A genomic window from Prochlorococcus sp. RS04 includes:
- a CDS encoding adenosine kinase, which produces MKESFRHFEHNKTVDLIGLGNAIVDIIVNIEDEFLEINNLDKGSMNLINSAESQRLLENCKVVKQISGGSSANTVVCLAELGNQVQFIGRVKNDQFGDFFSDDIKKSNTIFNTPPTIEGAPTAHSIILVTPDAQRTMCTYLGASVEFEPKDIDFNVIKESKYLYLEGYLWDSELAKKAFIKAARIAKQSNTKIILSLSDSFCVDRHRESFLELIYEYVDIVFCNESEVLSLFKNDKLASCQEYLSSLCELVIVTLGSNGSLVVNKNNVEIIESITKGKIIDTTGAGDIYAGGFIHGLVNNCSLKKCGEIASICAGQIITQLGSRSDIDLKELIK; this is translated from the coding sequence ATGAAGGAATCCTTTAGACATTTTGAACATAATAAAACAGTTGATCTCATTGGCCTGGGCAACGCAATAGTAGATATTATTGTAAATATTGAAGATGAGTTTCTTGAGATTAATAATCTGGATAAAGGATCAATGAATCTAATTAATTCTGCTGAATCTCAGAGATTGTTAGAAAATTGCAAAGTGGTCAAACAAATATCAGGTGGGTCCTCAGCAAATACCGTTGTTTGTTTAGCAGAATTAGGTAATCAAGTTCAGTTTATTGGAAGGGTGAAAAATGATCAATTTGGGGATTTCTTTTCTGACGATATAAAAAAAAGTAACACTATATTTAATACTCCACCAACTATTGAAGGTGCTCCAACAGCTCATTCAATCATTTTGGTTACACCTGATGCCCAAAGAACTATGTGCACTTACCTAGGTGCATCCGTAGAGTTTGAACCAAAAGACATTGACTTTAATGTAATTAAGGAAAGTAAATACTTATATTTAGAAGGATATTTATGGGACAGCGAATTAGCTAAAAAAGCTTTTATTAAAGCCGCCCGAATTGCAAAACAATCTAATACAAAAATAATCCTTTCTTTGTCTGATTCATTTTGTGTAGATAGACATCGTGAGAGTTTCTTGGAATTAATTTATGAATACGTAGATATTGTTTTTTGTAATGAATCCGAGGTGTTAAGTCTATTTAAAAATGATAAATTAGCAAGCTGCCAAGAATACCTATCTTCCTTATGTGAATTAGTCATTGTAACTCTTGGAAGCAATGGTTCTCTCGTAGTTAACAAAAATAATGTTGAAATAATTGAGTCAATAACGAAAGGCAAGATTATTGATACTACAGGAGCCGGAGATATCTATGCGGGAGGATTTATCCATGGATTAGTAAACAATTGTTCCCTCAAAAAATGCGGAGAGATAGCTTCAATTTGTGCGGGGCAAATAATTACGCAATTAGGATCCAGATCAGATATTGATCTTAAAGAGTTAATAAAATAG
- the argB gene encoding acetylglutamate kinase: MNDSQRVSILSEALPYIQSFSGRKIVIKYGGSVMENDNLKNAFFRDIALLSTVGVCPIVIHGGGPEINNWLKKLEISPKFENGLRITDQKTMEIVEMVLMGRVNKQIVKGINKTGSLAVGISGLDGNLIQSRELGDGSHGLVGEVTKINPEILDPLISKGYIPIISSIGSTLEGISHNINADFVAGEIAAAINAEKLILLTDTQGILKEKDNKNSLVEKTNLKEARDFIDKKIVTEGMIPKTECCIRALAQGVKAAHIIDGRIEHSLLLEIFTNSGIGTMIVA; encoded by the coding sequence ATGAATGATTCTCAAAGAGTATCAATATTAAGCGAAGCACTTCCATATATACAAAGTTTCTCAGGTAGAAAAATTGTTATCAAGTATGGTGGTTCAGTTATGGAGAATGATAATTTAAAAAATGCTTTTTTTAGAGACATTGCACTTTTATCAACCGTTGGGGTTTGTCCGATAGTAATTCATGGAGGTGGGCCAGAGATTAATAATTGGTTAAAGAAATTAGAAATATCTCCTAAATTCGAAAATGGATTAAGAATTACTGATCAAAAAACAATGGAAATTGTCGAGATGGTTCTAATGGGTAGAGTTAACAAACAAATTGTAAAAGGGATTAATAAAACTGGATCCTTAGCTGTGGGAATATCAGGTCTTGATGGCAACTTAATTCAATCTAGAGAACTAGGAGATGGTAGCCATGGGTTAGTGGGAGAGGTTACAAAAATCAATCCTGAAATATTAGATCCTCTTATTTCTAAAGGATACATACCAATTATTTCTAGCATTGGATCAACCTTGGAGGGTATTTCCCATAATATTAATGCAGATTTTGTTGCTGGAGAAATTGCTGCTGCAATAAATGCAGAAAAACTTATTCTTCTTACTGATACTCAAGGGATTTTAAAAGAAAAAGATAACAAAAATAGTCTTGTTGAAAAAACTAATCTCAAAGAGGCAAGGGATTTTATTGATAAAAAAATTGTGACTGAAGGTATGATTCCAAAGACAGAATGTTGTATAAGAGCTTTAGCCCAAGGAGTCAAAGCAGCTCACATAATTGATGGAAGAATAGAACATTCATTACTTCTTGAGATTTTTACAAATTCCGGAATAGGTACAATGATAGTCGCCTAA
- a CDS encoding adenylosuccinate synthase — translation MANVVVIGAQWGDEGKGKITDLLSRSADVVVRYQGGVNAGHTIVVDDKVLKLHLIPSGILYKNTSCLIGSGTVVDPKILLKEIDMLIDNGIDISGLKISSTSHVTMPYHRILDEAMETDRGSNKIGTTGRGIGPTYADKSQRNGIRIRDLLNKERLSNVIEIPLREKNGLLEKIYGIKPLKLEEIVEEYLDYGQRLSKHVVDCTRTIHAASKNKKNILFEGAQGTLLDLDHGTYPFVTSSNPISGGACIGAGVGPTLIDRVIGVAKAYTTRVGEGPFPTELQGSINDQLCDRGSEFGTTTGRRRRCGWFDGVIGKYAVSVNGLDCLAVTKLDVLDELDEIQVCVAYDLNGEEIDYFPTNSDDLKKCKPIFKKLKGWQCSTADCRKLSDLPENAMNYLRFLAELMEVPIAIVSLGANRDQTIVIEDPIHGPKRALLR, via the coding sequence TTGGCCAATGTTGTTGTAATCGGAGCCCAATGGGGTGACGAAGGAAAAGGTAAAATAACGGATTTACTCAGTCGTTCGGCAGATGTTGTCGTTCGCTATCAAGGGGGGGTAAATGCAGGTCATACTATAGTCGTAGATGATAAAGTCTTAAAATTACATTTAATTCCCTCAGGGATACTTTATAAAAATACTTCTTGTCTAATTGGTTCGGGAACTGTTGTAGATCCAAAAATCTTGCTAAAAGAAATTGACATGTTAATTGATAATGGAATTGATATCTCAGGATTAAAAATTTCATCAACATCACATGTAACGATGCCTTACCACCGAATATTAGATGAAGCGATGGAGACTGATAGAGGTTCAAACAAAATAGGGACAACAGGGCGTGGGATCGGCCCAACTTATGCGGATAAGTCACAAAGAAATGGCATTAGGATAAGAGACTTGCTTAATAAGGAAAGGCTGAGTAATGTGATCGAAATTCCTTTAAGAGAAAAAAACGGTTTACTAGAAAAAATCTATGGAATTAAGCCTCTTAAATTAGAGGAAATTGTTGAAGAATATCTTGACTATGGGCAAAGATTATCAAAGCATGTTGTTGACTGTACGAGAACTATCCATGCAGCCTCAAAAAACAAGAAGAATATTCTTTTCGAAGGTGCTCAAGGGACTTTACTTGACTTAGATCATGGAACTTATCCTTTTGTTACCTCATCAAACCCCATATCAGGAGGGGCATGTATTGGGGCTGGAGTGGGTCCCACTTTAATTGATAGAGTAATCGGTGTTGCAAAAGCTTATACCACAAGAGTAGGTGAAGGGCCATTCCCAACAGAATTGCAAGGGAGTATTAATGATCAACTATGTGATAGGGGCAGTGAATTTGGAACCACTACTGGGAGAAGGAGAAGATGTGGGTGGTTTGATGGAGTTATTGGTAAATATGCTGTATCTGTAAATGGCCTTGATTGTTTAGCCGTTACGAAACTTGATGTTTTAGATGAATTAGATGAGATACAAGTTTGCGTTGCATATGATCTCAATGGAGAGGAAATAGACTACTTTCCCACAAATTCAGATGACTTAAAAAAATGTAAGCCAATCTTCAAAAAATTAAAAGGTTGGCAATGTTCAACTGCAGATTGCAGAAAACTATCTGATCTCCCAGAGAATGCTATGAATTATCTAAGATTTTTAGCTGAATTAATGGAGGTTCCAATTGCCATTGTCTCTTTGGGGGCGAATAGAGATCAAACTATAGTAATTGAAGATCCAATTCATGGTCCTAAAAGAGCACTTCTAAGATAA
- the cutA gene encoding divalent cation tolerance protein CutA, with product MEVLVMITTESSNANALRMAKLLIQNKLAACVSIKQIFSTYKFDDEIEETKEFEITIKSKLDFKDCLIDFVNKNSTYDIPQIIYKKYHAEMKYYDWLNKTI from the coding sequence ATGGAAGTATTAGTTATGATCACAACTGAATCAAGTAACGCAAATGCTTTGCGAATGGCTAAATTACTAATACAAAATAAACTTGCAGCTTGTGTTTCGATAAAGCAAATTTTTTCAACTTATAAGTTTGATGATGAAATTGAAGAAACTAAAGAGTTTGAAATCACAATAAAAAGTAAACTAGATTTTAAAGATTGTTTAATTGATTTCGTAAATAAAAATTCCACATATGATATCCCTCAGATTATTTACAAAAAATACCATGCTGAGATGAAATATTATGATTGGTTGAATAAGACTATTTGA
- a CDS encoding DUF2854 domain-containing protein, producing the protein MKKYLSPGNLIVTAGGILAFVGMTAYFTDSVNLSVPTFFYGVPIFLIGLGLKTSEIPPVELFDKTNFATNKFNRPKELTALVKDVTRWRYGIKAHLESSLESLNLWDEDNPPQLKEIEEITKEEKNGLRMRFELNAVPLEKWIEKQERLNRFFVKGLESEFIIDDNKKEFDFILFY; encoded by the coding sequence ATGAAGAAATACTTATCGCCTGGCAACTTAATCGTAACGGCTGGGGGTATATTAGCTTTTGTTGGAATGACTGCTTATTTTACAGATTCAGTGAATTTAAGTGTACCTACTTTTTTTTATGGAGTACCTATTTTCCTAATTGGCTTAGGCTTAAAGACTTCCGAAATACCTCCTGTAGAGTTATTTGACAAGACAAATTTTGCGACAAATAAATTTAATAGACCAAAAGAACTTACAGCGTTAGTTAAAGATGTTACAAGATGGAGGTATGGAATAAAAGCTCATCTTGAATCGTCATTAGAATCTTTAAATTTGTGGGACGAGGATAACCCCCCTCAATTAAAAGAAATAGAAGAAATTACAAAGGAAGAAAAAAATGGTCTCAGAATGCGTTTCGAATTAAACGCTGTCCCTCTAGAAAAATGGATTGAAAAACAAGAAAGATTAAATAGGTTTTTCGTAAAAGGTCTTGAATCAGAATTTATTATCGACGATAATAAAAAAGAATTTGATTTTATTCTCTTTTATTGA
- the cobK gene encoding precorrin-6A reductase — MQNRGNCYKNVWILSGTSDGPVIANRLLELNYSVFASVLTYKAGQAYIENPKLHIITGKLNNKDQIINFINKNKITCVVDATHPFAVIISKNLNNACKEINTPLLLFERKSLINNTNNFFYIDHLKDINNVDIENKNILLAIGSRSLNDTASYYMNCKANVFTRVLPTYESITKAFGSCIKNANIAILEPSKNNKSILEKKLCDFWEIDYILCRESGSYSQKNWESIVSGSEMKLFLVKRPKVKNDYSYSFDQYHNLINHIIKKY, encoded by the coding sequence ATGCAGAATCGAGGAAATTGCTATAAAAATGTTTGGATCCTATCAGGAACTTCGGATGGACCTGTAATAGCTAATAGGCTTCTTGAACTTAATTATTCAGTCTTTGCAAGTGTTTTAACTTATAAAGCAGGGCAAGCTTATATTGAAAATCCAAAGTTACATATCATTACGGGGAAATTAAATAATAAAGATCAAATAATTAATTTCATAAATAAAAATAAAATCACATGCGTTGTCGATGCTACTCATCCCTTTGCCGTAATAATTTCTAAAAATCTTAATAATGCATGTAAAGAAATTAATACACCTCTTTTACTATTTGAGAGGAAATCTCTAATAAATAACACTAATAATTTTTTTTATATTGATCATTTAAAGGATATAAATAATGTTGATATAGAAAATAAGAATATTCTTCTTGCAATAGGATCAAGATCCCTTAATGATACAGCTAGTTATTATATGAATTGTAAAGCAAATGTATTTACAAGGGTACTTCCAACTTATGAGAGTATAACTAAAGCTTTTGGATCATGCATTAAAAATGCAAACATAGCGATACTTGAACCGAGTAAAAATAATAAAAGCATTTTAGAAAAAAAACTTTGTGATTTTTGGGAGATAGATTATATTCTATGCAGAGAATCTGGAAGTTATTCTCAGAAAAACTGGGAGAGTATAGTTTCTGGAAGTGAGATGAAGTTATTTTTGGTTAAAAGGCCGAAAGTTAAAAATGATTATTCTTACTCTTTTGATCAATATCACAATTTGATAAATCACATAATTAAAAAATATTGA
- a CDS encoding proline--tRNA ligase: MRVTTSFPLGTLRDTPSEAEIISHQLLLKAGYIRRVNSGIYAYMPIMLRVIEKISAIIERELNSIGCTKLLLPQLHPADLWRKSERWEGYTAGEGIMFNLKDRQGKEFGLAPTHEEVITSIASETINSYKQLPQCFYQIQTKFRDEIRPRFGLMRSREFIMKDGYSFHSSENDLASFYEKMGNAYENIFKSCGLQTVGVEADSGAIGGASSKEFMVTADAGEDSILFTQSGSYAANIEKAVSLPSQPIPLRDNIAEWLETPHQKTILDICDNNNLDPTQIIKVVIFLAQFEDEFEVPILACIRGDQHVNEVKLFNLINKLHNFNLLNLKKIEDKNTIEKNLVNFPLGFIGPDLDNKTIKANSNWDKKWTRIIDHSASDLSNFISGGNKVNFHKAFQEFSFASKDYLIGDIRNAKKGDKISIDNDEELKEKKGIEIGHIFQLGQKYSEKLNAKFSDKDGQLKNLWMGCYGIGVTRIAQAAIEQNHDQKGICWPIQISPFEVIIIPTNLKDPIQSELTEQIYKNFLINKIDVLLDDRNDRAGVKFKDAELIGIPFQIIIGRDSVNKEVELLCRTNNTKLKVSSDKLLETFISESEIMYNE; this comes from the coding sequence ATGCGCGTGACAACCTCATTTCCTCTGGGGACACTTCGTGACACACCTTCTGAAGCTGAGATTATTTCACATCAATTACTTTTAAAAGCTGGGTATATTCGCAGAGTTAACAGCGGTATTTATGCATACATGCCAATAATGCTTAGAGTTATTGAAAAAATATCCGCAATAATTGAGAGAGAACTTAATAGTATTGGTTGTACAAAATTACTATTACCCCAACTTCATCCTGCAGATTTATGGAGAAAAAGTGAAAGGTGGGAAGGATATACTGCAGGTGAAGGAATAATGTTTAATCTAAAAGATAGACAAGGTAAAGAATTTGGTTTAGCTCCAACTCACGAAGAAGTTATCACGAGTATTGCATCAGAGACCATCAACTCCTATAAGCAATTACCACAATGTTTTTATCAAATTCAAACAAAATTTAGAGATGAAATAAGGCCAAGGTTTGGATTGATGAGAAGTAGAGAATTTATTATGAAAGATGGTTATTCTTTTCACTCTTCAGAAAACGATCTAGCTTCTTTCTATGAAAAGATGGGCAATGCTTATGAAAATATTTTTAAATCTTGTGGACTGCAGACAGTAGGGGTTGAAGCTGATAGTGGAGCAATTGGCGGGGCTTCATCTAAAGAATTTATGGTCACTGCTGATGCTGGAGAAGATTCCATTTTGTTTACTCAAAGTGGTTCTTATGCTGCCAATATTGAAAAAGCTGTTTCCCTCCCCTCTCAACCTATTCCACTTAGAGATAATATTGCAGAGTGGTTAGAAACACCTCATCAAAAAACAATCCTGGATATTTGCGATAATAATAATTTAGACCCTACTCAGATTATTAAAGTTGTAATATTCCTTGCACAGTTCGAAGATGAATTTGAGGTCCCAATTCTTGCATGCATAAGAGGCGATCAACACGTTAATGAAGTAAAGCTTTTTAACTTAATCAATAAACTTCATAATTTCAATCTCCTTAATCTTAAAAAGATTGAAGACAAAAATACTATCGAAAAAAACCTAGTTAATTTTCCCTTAGGTTTTATAGGGCCAGATTTAGATAATAAAACTATTAAAGCTAATTCTAATTGGGATAAAAAATGGACAAGAATAATTGATCATTCTGCAAGTGACCTTTCGAATTTTATAAGTGGTGGGAATAAAGTTAATTTCCATAAAGCTTTTCAAGAGTTTTCTTTTGCTTCGAAAGACTATCTAATTGGGGATATCAGAAATGCCAAAAAAGGAGATAAAATAAGTATTGATAATGATGAGGAACTTAAAGAAAAAAAAGGTATCGAGATTGGACATATTTTCCAACTAGGTCAAAAATATAGTGAAAAATTAAATGCAAAGTTCTCTGATAAGGATGGCCAGTTAAAAAATTTATGGATGGGTTGTTATGGAATTGGAGTTACAAGAATAGCTCAAGCTGCCATCGAACAGAATCATGATCAAAAAGGCATTTGTTGGCCCATCCAGATTTCGCCTTTTGAAGTTATTATTATCCCAACAAACCTAAAAGATCCTATTCAAAGTGAGCTTACTGAGCAAATTTATAAAAACTTTTTAATTAATAAAATTGATGTCCTTCTTGACGATAGAAACGATAGAGCTGGCGTGAAATTTAAAGATGCGGAATTAATTGGTATTCCTTTTCAGATAATTATTGGCAGAGATTCTGTGAACAAAGAAGTAGAACTTTTATGTAGAACAAATAATACTAAGCTTAAAGTTAGTTCTGATAAATTGTTGGAAACATTTATTTCTGAATCTGAAATAATGTACAATGAATAG
- the psb27 gene encoding photosystem II protein Psb27, protein MLLKWTSKLFFRTLTKAISFSISLIVVFTLFSSPSIAAKTSMTGDYAKDTISVVKTLQTAVDTPKDSPNKDEVRSEALTLITDYISRYRNRGMVNKTQSFTTMQTALNAMAGHYKNFASRPLPDKLKERLTKEFSLAEKMVLRES, encoded by the coding sequence ATGTTACTGAAATGGACATCAAAATTATTTTTTAGGACTCTTACCAAAGCTATATCTTTTTCAATATCCTTAATTGTTGTTTTTACACTATTTAGTTCCCCATCTATAGCTGCAAAAACCTCTATGACAGGTGACTATGCAAAAGATACAATTTCAGTTGTTAAAACATTGCAAACAGCTGTTGATACCCCAAAAGATTCTCCAAATAAAGATGAAGTAAGAAGTGAGGCTCTTACACTAATAACTGACTATATCTCCAGATACAGAAATAGAGGGATGGTGAATAAAACTCAATCATTTACCACAATGCAAACAGCATTAAATGCGATGGCAGGTCATTACAAAAACTTTGCAAGTAGACCTTTACCAGATAAACTTAAGGAGCGTTTAACTAAAGAATTTTCTCTTGCTGAAAAAATGGTTCTAAGAGAAAGTTAA
- a CDS encoding DUF3153 domain-containing protein — protein sequence MKTYEQVLEKVELALAKGEYHYCIEFLLPIIESFPLSSKEGVNLRTILITALCGINKREDAKRFCKELLKSYDNKTRENAKYLMEVIDSPDIKKPENWNLQFESDPSLNKKSLNSLRKKREVLKKKKFINVTETPTGETKPFQKGFSLIIVLLLLLLIPLLSGCVKIENTLDLSELDSITNNLVIESKYIKKFPWQLKFEEKMKDIFPDAAIEQDESTFSLKHKNLNLEDTKQVLKITQNTAGELAGESTNIEINTTQKNFIFFKKYFYRIDLDLNSIKGIDNLEIIFKIIHPNEAILTDKNNSNLEITKNLIIWDLNQGRINSLEFSFWSLNKLLIGISIILIIIILAYLLRFYRFKLGSDLPQLPSN from the coding sequence ATGAAAACTTATGAGCAAGTTTTAGAAAAAGTAGAACTTGCTTTAGCTAAAGGTGAGTATCATTATTGCATTGAATTTCTTTTGCCCATAATCGAATCATTTCCTTTATCAAGCAAAGAGGGAGTAAATTTAAGAACAATCTTAATTACTGCTCTATGTGGTATCAATAAAAGGGAGGATGCTAAAAGGTTTTGTAAAGAACTTCTAAAATCTTACGATAATAAGACGAGAGAAAATGCAAAATATTTGATGGAAGTTATAGACTCTCCCGACATTAAAAAGCCAGAAAATTGGAACTTACAGTTTGAAAGCGACCCATCACTCAATAAAAAATCTCTTAACTCACTGCGTAAAAAAAGAGAAGTATTGAAGAAAAAAAAATTTATTAATGTAACTGAGACACCAACTGGTGAAACAAAACCTTTTCAGAAAGGCTTTTCACTGATCATTGTTTTATTACTATTATTATTAATTCCACTTTTAAGTGGCTGCGTAAAAATTGAGAATACCCTTGATCTTAGTGAACTTGACTCAATAACTAATAATTTAGTGATAGAGAGTAAATACATAAAGAAATTTCCTTGGCAATTAAAATTTGAAGAGAAGATGAAAGATATTTTTCCTGACGCAGCAATTGAACAAGACGAATCAACCTTTTCTTTAAAACATAAAAATCTCAATTTAGAGGATACAAAGCAAGTTCTTAAAATCACTCAAAATACTGCTGGAGAGTTAGCGGGAGAATCAACAAATATAGAAATTAACACTACTCAAAAAAACTTCATTTTTTTTAAAAAATACTTTTACAGGATAGATTTGGATCTGAATTCTATTAAAGGCATTGATAATTTAGAAATCATTTTCAAAATTATTCACCCTAATGAAGCTATCCTTACCGATAAAAATAATTCAAATTTAGAAATCACAAAAAATCTAATAATTTGGGATTTAAATCAAGGGCGTATAAATAGTCTTGAATTTTCTTTCTGGAGCCTCAACAAACTCTTGATTGGGATATCTATTATTTTAATAATTATAATATTGGCTTATTTATTAAGATTCTATAGATTTAAATTAGGTTCAGATTTGCCTCAACTTCCATCAAATTAA
- a CDS encoding single-stranded DNA-binding protein, with translation MNHCLIQAVINSAPEMRYTKENQTPIAEMIVNFKGLRSEDPTRDLKIIGWGNIAQEMVDELKEGQNIVIEGRLKMNSVTRKDGTKEKQPELTASKIHQISPVDVIKSDQKENNESFENKETAKKSSWDSSPLVPEVDEIPF, from the coding sequence ATGAATCATTGTTTAATTCAGGCGGTCATTAATAGCGCTCCCGAAATGAGGTATACCAAAGAAAACCAAACTCCAATTGCAGAAATGATTGTTAATTTTAAAGGATTACGTAGTGAAGATCCAACCAGAGATCTCAAGATCATAGGATGGGGAAATATTGCCCAAGAAATGGTAGATGAACTAAAGGAGGGGCAAAATATTGTTATTGAGGGACGTTTAAAGATGAATTCTGTCACTAGAAAAGACGGAACGAAAGAAAAACAACCAGAACTGACAGCTTCAAAAATTCATCAAATATCGCCAGTTGATGTTATTAAGTCTGATCAAAAAGAGAATAATGAGTCATTTGAAAATAAAGAAACCGCCAAAAAATCTAGTTGGGATAGTTCACCTTTAGTACCTGAAGTGGACGAAATACCTTTTTAA